A genomic stretch from Seriola aureovittata isolate HTS-2021-v1 ecotype China chromosome 13, ASM2101889v1, whole genome shotgun sequence includes:
- the atg14 gene encoding beclin 1-associated autophagy-related key regulator → MASSAGLPPLGPDRAASSAGSHSGGRPPLRPHHPHPAHSTPGCVMVESVDDAEGLYVAVERCPLCSTSRRRLTCARCVQAGDFVYFDGRNTERYIEKLERLKKLKEEKEQLQQRVLQGMDRKLQADEMKWKLMSCKMKIEQLKEAVAWGNEEVKSDRDLHLRSQEEGQRLQRRAGRHQEKRDKIERHNRRLGELLERRSRELQSRLSQLAALRREHILELTTHIFPTQEEKQGSRDPADVVAECDPALTSSTVSELAEARRTTYLSGRWIWDDQNGETSISITGPPVTLPSNGDCSAYYSWVEEKSTNQGPELDHINPAHTISAALCYATQLVTILSHILDVNLPKKLCNSEFCGENLSRYRFTRALSKLNTNILHLCFSQHVDSEKLHPHHTLRNIMFLVSPDNDNLGRTGPFEVSADLEESMEFVEPEAAGPAEESGDEAVTDEETDLGTDWETVPSPRFCDIPSQSMDLSQSALQVSQPSANTGGMISSAAASVTSWFRAYTGQR, encoded by the exons ATGGCGTCCTCGGCGGGACTCCCACCGCTCGGCCCGGACCGAGCTGCTTCATCCGCCGGCTCTCATTCCGGGGGCAGGCCTCCTCTCCGACCTCACCACCCCCATCCGGCTCATTCGACCCCGGGCTGTGTGATGGTGGAGTCGGTGGACGACGCGGAGGGTCTGTACGTGGCGGTGGAGCGGTGCCCCCTGTGCAGCACCTCCCGCCGCAGGCTCACCTGTGCCCGGTGCGTCCAGGCCGGGGACTTCGTGTACTTCGACGGGAGGAACACGGAGAG ATACATAGAAAAGTTGGAGCGGCTCAAGAAGCTGAAGGAGGAaaaggagcagctgcagcagag AGTCCTCCAGGGCATGGACAGGAAGCTGCAGGCGGATGAGATG AAATGGAAGCTCATGTCGTGTAAGATGAAGATCGAGCAGCTGAAGGAGGCGGTTGCCTGGGGCAACGAGGAGGTGAAGAGCG acagagacctCCACCTGCGCTCTCAGGAGGAGGGGCAGCGGCTGCAGCGACGGGCCGGACGTCACCAGGAGAAACGGGACAAGATCGAGCGTCACAACCGTCGCCTGGGGGAGCTGCTGGAGAGACGCAGCCGCGAGCTGCAGAGCAGACTGAGTCAGCTGGCTGCTCTGAGGCGGGAACACATCCTGGAGCTCACCACACACATCTTCCCcacacaggaggagaaacagggCAGCAG AGACCCCGCGGACGTGGTGGCGGAGTGCGACCCGGCGTTGACCTCCAGCACGGTGAGCGAGCTGGCCGAGGCTCGGAGGACAACCTACCTGTCGGGACGCTGGATCTGGGATGACCAGAACGGAGAGACCAGCATCAGCATCACAGGACCCCCCGTCACTCTGCCCAGCAACGGAGACTGCTCCGCCTACTACAGCTgggtggaggagaagagcaCCAATCAGGGCCCAG AGCTGGACCACATTAACCCAGCTCACACCATCAGTGCCGCCCTCTGCTACGCCACGCAGCTCGTCACCATCCTGTCCCACATCCTGGATGTCAACCTGCCCAAGAAGCTGTGCAACAG TGAGTTCTGTGGAGAGAACCTGAGCAGATACCGCTTCACCAGAGCTCTGAGCAAACTCAACACCAACATCCTGCACCTCTGCTTCTCCCAG cATGTGGACAGTGAGAAGCTCCACCCTCATCACACTCTGAGGAACATCATGTTTCTGGTTTCCCCTGACAACGACAACCTGGGCAG GACGGGTCCGTTCGAGGTGAGCGCTGACCTGGAGGAGTCGATGGAGTTTGTGGAGCCCGAGGCCGCGGGGCCGGCGGAGGAGAGCGGAGACGAGGCCGTGACAGACGAGGAGACGGACCTGGGGACAGACTGGGAGACGGTGCCCAGTCCACGGTTCTGTGACATCCCATCGCAG TCCATGGATCTTTCCCAGAGTGCATTGCAGGTCTCCCAGCCCTCTGCTAACACTGGCGGGATGATTTCGTCTGCCGCTGCTTCTGTCACTTCCTGGTTCAGAGCTTACACTGGCCAGCGCTGA
- the LOC130180335 gene encoding putative leucine-rich repeat-containing protein DDB_G0290503 gives MKSAALFLLFSLWSSPFSRGQSAASVPQEDDTGTGAEVPPQLPVLWDELRGLKALVLSLKVEEVERRLALRHMESRLRDVEVGAEQQRRSLDGLEETVVRQTEELSSSEERTEEDRKLLMELNSDLRMKVEMLEEQSKALQSGLNASESSLENLQKKNTALSAELPFLQTRLRASESTVEQLRRKSEVLAVRLCHTETLTEELRRQISVSAAANASSESEESDRQLVVRLRELDTNSEALQSRVNSLEEKLNSSAEREQLSVILDQVSEVRTRLDSSQLNLDQLQRDSAGRLVSVESRLREAERHLDELQTAHTSEVSAVKSRLTETETQTTAQAESVQQLQVRLNSAESRAQQLLTEQTDQTSRLTNLQRKLNSTESLLDQLNTELEVRLRVSEKQLEHLVTENTVQSVQLSLMESRLTDTNNNTTELEVILRVNEKRLEHLETENTVQSAQFSLMESRLSESNNNTTALHVRLRSTETHLEQLDTHTAGLEVRLRVSEKQLEHLETENSVQSAQLSLIGSRLTDTNNNTTELEVRLRVSEKQLEHLETENTELEVRLRVAEKQLEHLETENTVHSAQFSLMESRQSESNNNTTALDVRLRSTETHLEQLETHTAGLEVRLRVSEKQLEHLETENSVQSVQFSLMESRLSESNNNTTALDVRLRSTETHLEQLDTHTAGLEVRLRVSEKQLEHLETENSVQFVQFSLIDSRLTDTNNNTTELEVRLGVSEKQLEHLETENTELEVRLRVAEKQLEHLRTENTVQSAQFSLMESRLSESNNNTTAALHVRLRSTETHLEQLETRTAGLEVRLRVSEKQLEHLETENSVQSVQFSLMESRLSESNNNTTALDVRLRSTETHLEQLETHTAGLEVRLRVSEKQLEHLETENSVQSAQLSLIGSRLTDTNNNTTELEVRLRDSEKQLEHLETENTELEVRLRVAEKQLEHLETENTVHSAQFSLMESRQSESNNNTTALDVRLRSTETHLEQLETHTAGLEVRLRVSEKQLEHLETENSVQSAQLSLIGSRLTDTNNNATELEVRLRVSEKQLEHLETENTELEVRLRVAEKQLEHLETENTVQSAQFSLMESRLSESNNNTTELEVRLRVTEKQLEHLETENTDQTSRLTNLQRKLNSTESLLAQLNTELEVRLRVSEKQLEHLVTENTVQSAQFSLMESRLSESKNNTTEVEFRLRVTEKQLEHLETENTVQFSLMESRLMDTNNNTTALDVRLRSTETHLEQLETHTAGLEVRLRVSEKQLEHLETENTEQGAELSAVTLRLNHTEEQLDELTTQHTVRAAELASVSDRVTTAQRDTRVLQVRLTAAEADANQLKMKSEELEVRLRVGEKQLEHLDTESTGLSLRLNVTDDRLQQIINSNSDELKVAFSAGLTDSGSVGPFDEETTLIFSKTISNVGRAYNQTAGVFTAPVRGVYFFCFTAADYLKGYMGLYLYRNDQPVIFNLELNDHGGYASTSNSVALQLEEGDRVRLSLPASYRLYDDSRNFSLFSGFLLFPL, from the exons ATGAagtctgctgctctgtttctgctgttctctctctggtCATCTCCATTCAGTCGGGGACAGTCGGCGGCTTCTGTCCCCCAGGAGGACGACACAGGGACGGGGGCTGAAGTCCCTCCACAGCTCCCTGTCCTCTGGGACGAGCTGCGGGGGCTGAAGGCGCTGGTCCTGAGCCTGAAGGTGGAGGAGGTTGAGCGGCGTCTGGCCCTGCGGCACATGGAGAGCCGGCTGAGGGACGTAGAGGTGGGGGCTGAGCAGCAGAGACGGAGCCTGGACGGACTGGAGGAGACGGTGGTCCGACAGACGgaggagctgagcagcagcgaggagaggacggaggaggacaggaagctGCTGATGGAGCTGAACTCAGATCTGAGGATGAAAGTGGAGAtgctggaggagcagagcaaAG cgCTTCAGTCCGGACTGAACGCCAGCGAGAGCTCGCTGGAGAACctgcagaagaagaacacaG CTCTGTCGGCAGAGCTGCCGTTCCTGCAGACGAGACTGAGGGCCAGTGAGAGCacagtggagcagctgaggaggaagagtgaag tcttGGCCGTCAGACTGTGTCACACTGAGACTCTgacagaggagctgaggagaCAGATCTCAG TGTCTGCAGCCGCCAACGCTTCATCTGAGTCTGAGGAGTCCGACCGCCAGCTGGTCGTCCGTCTGCGGGAGCTGGACACAAACTCTGAAG cTCTTCAGAGTCGAGTGAATTCACTGGAGGAAAAACTGAACtcatctgcagagagagagcagctcagTGTCATCCTGG ATCAGGTGTCAGAGGTGAGGACCAGACTGGACTCCAGTCAGCTGAACCTGGaccagctgcagagagactcTGCAG GTCGATTGGTTTCTGTGGAGAGTCGACTGAGGGAAGCAGAGAGACACCTGGACGAGCTGCAGACAG CTCATACATCTGAGGTTTCTGCTGTGAAGTCCAGACTGACAGAGACTGAGACTCAGACGACAG CTCAGGCCGAgtcagtgcagcagctgcaggtcagacTGAACTCTGCTGAGAGTCGAGCTCAGCAGCTGCTCACTGAGCAGACAG ATCAAACCTCCAGACTGACCAACCTGCAGAGAAAACTCAACTCAACAGAGAGTCTGCTGGACCAACTGAACACAG agCTGGAGGTCAGACTGAGAGTCAGtgagaaacagctggaacacCTGGTGACAGAGAACACAG ttcagtctgtTCAGCTCTCTCTGATGGAGTCCAGACTGACagacaccaacaacaacaccacag AGCTGGAAGTGATACTGAGAGTCAATGAGAAACGGCTGGAacacctggagacagagaacacag ttcagtctgcTCAGTTTTCCCTGATGGAGTCCAGACTGTcagaaagcaacaacaacaccacag CTCTGCACGTCAGACTGAGATCCACTGAGACACATCTGGAACAGCTGGACACTCACACTGCAG GTCTGGAGGTGAGACTGAGAGTCAGtgagaaacagctggaacatctggagacagagaacTCAG ttcagtctgcTCAGCTCTCCCTGATCGGCTCTAGACTGACAGataccaacaacaacaccacag AGCTGGAGGTGAGACTGAGAGTCAGtgagaaacagctggaacacctggagacagagaacacag agCTGGAGGTCAGACTGAGAGTCGCTGAGAAACAGCTAGAacacctggagacagagaacacag ttcaCTCTGCTCAGTTTTCCCTGATGGAGTCCAGACAGTcagaaagcaacaacaacaccacag CTCTGGACGTCAGACTTAGATCCACTGAGACACATCTGGAACAGCTGGAGACTCACACTGCAG GTCTGGAGGTGAGACTGAGAGTCAGtgagaaacagctggaacatctggagacagagaacTCAG ttcagtctgtTCAGTTTTCCCTGATGGAGTCCAGACTGTcagaaagcaacaacaacaccacag CTCTGGATGTCAGACTGAGATCCACTGAGACACATCTGGAACAGCTGGACACTCACACTGCAG GTCTGGAGGTGAGACTGAGAGTCAGtgagaaacagctggaacatctggagacagagaacTCAG ttcagtttgttcagttttccCTGATTGACTCCAGACTGACAGataccaacaacaacaccacag AGCTGGAGGTGAGACTGGGAGTCAGTGAAAAACAGCTGGAACAcctggagacagaaaacacag agCTGGAGGTCAGACTGAGAGTCgcagagaaacagctggaacacCTGAGGACAGAGAACACAG ttcagtctgcTCAGTTTTCCCTGATGGAGTCCAGACTGTcagaaagcaacaacaacaccacag CAGCTCTGCACGTCCGACTGAGATCCACTGAGACACATCTGGAACAGCTGGAGACTCGCACTGCAG GTCTGGAGGTGAGACTGAGAGTCAGtgagaaacagctggaacatctggagacagagaacTCAG ttcagtctgtTCAGTTTTCCCTGATGGAGTCCAGACTGTcagaaagcaacaacaacaccacag CTCTGGATGTCAGACTGAGATCCACTGAGACACATCTGGAACAGCTGGAGACTCACACTGCAG GTCTGGAGGTGAGACTGAGAGTCAGtgagaaacagctggaacatctggagacagagaacTCAG ttcagtctgcTCAGCTCTCCCTGATCGGCTCCAGACTGACAGataccaacaacaacaccacag agctggaggtgagactgagagacagtgagaaacagctggaacacCTGGAGACCGAGAACACAG AGCTGGAGGTCAGACTGAGAGTCGCTGAGAAACAGCTAGAacacctggagacagagaacacag ttcaCTCTGCTCAGTTTTCCCTGATGGAGTCCAGACAGTcagaaagcaacaacaacaccacag CTCTGGACGTCAGACTTAGATCCACTGAGACACATCTGGAACAGCTGGAGACTCACACTGCAG GTCTGGAGGTGAGACTGAGAGTCAGtgagaaacagctggaacatctggagacagagaacTCAG ttcagtctgcTCAGCTCTCCCTGATCGGCTCTAGACTGACAGATACCAACAACAACGCCACAG AGCTGGAGGTGAGACTGAGAGTCAGtgagaaacagctggaacacctggagacagagaacacag AGCTGGAGGTCAGACTGAGAGTTGCtgagaaacagctggaacatctggagacagagaacacag ttcagtctgcTCAGTTTTCCCTGATGGAGTCCAGACTGTcagaaagcaacaacaacaccacag AGCTGGAGGTCAGACTGAGAGTTACTGAGAAACAGCTAGAacacctggagacagagaacacag ATCAAACCTCCAGACTGACCAACCTGCAGAGAAAACTCAACTCAACAGAGAGTCTGCTGGCCCAACTGAACACAG agCTGGAGGTCAGACTGAGAGTCAGtgagaaacagctggaacacCTGGTGACAGAGAACACAG ttcagtctgcTCAGTTTTCCCTGATGGAGTCCAGACTGTcagaaagcaaaaacaacaccacAG AGGTGGAGTTCAGACTGAGAGTCACtgagaaacagctggaacacctggagacagaaaacacag ttcagttttcCCTGATGGAGTCCAGACTGATggacaccaacaacaacaccacag CTCTGGATGTCAGACTGAGATCCACTGAGACACATCTGGAACAGCTGGAGACTCACACTGCAG GTCTGGAGGTGAGACTGAGAGTCAGtgagaaacagctggaacacctggagacagagaacacag AGCAGGGAGCGGAGCTGTCAGCTGTGACGCTCAGACTGAACCACACTGAGGAGCAGCTGGACGAgctgacaacacaacacacag TCAGAGCTGCTGAGCTGGCGTCAGTTAGTGACAGAGTGACGACAGCTCAGAGAGACACTCGAG tgctgcaggtCCGGCTGACAGCTGCTGAGGCCGACGCGAACcagctgaagatgaagagcGAAG AGCTGGAGGTGAGACTGAGAGTTGGtgagaaacagctggaacacCTGGACACAGAGAGCACAG GTTTGAGCCTCAGACTGAATGTGACTGACGATCGTCTGCAGCAGATCATAAACTCAAACTCAG atGAGCTGAAGGTGGCGTTTTCAGCCGGTCTGACTGATTCAGGGTCAGTTGGACCGTTCGATGAGGAGACGACTCTGATCTTCTCTAAAACCATCAGCAACGTGGGTCGAGCCTACAACCAGACTGCAG GTGTGTTCACGGCTCCTGTCAGAGGCGTTTACTTCTTCTGCTTCACGGCTGCAGATTACCTGAAGGGCTACATGGGCCTTTACCTGTACAGGAACGACCAGCCAGTCATTTTCAACCTTGAGCTCAACGACCACGGCGGCTACGCTTCCACGTCCAATAGCGTGgctctgcagctggaggagggcGACAGAGTCCGCCTCAGTCTGCCGGCCAGCTACCGGCTCTACGACGACTCCCGGAACTTCAGCCTCTTCTCTGGATTCCTGCTGTTCCCGCTCTGA